In Marispirochaeta aestuarii, the following proteins share a genomic window:
- a CDS encoding tRNA-dihydrouridine synthase family protein, giving the protein MGNPSPLRLGSSAGSSPLLVLAPLEGITTAAFRRAAMEMFGGLDGAIAPFIGTIRGARRYDYHLRDVLPGVNGTRPLIPQILGADPEGIVHVSRACADLGYTQVNWNIGCPIPNITRKKRGSGILPHPHLIEEVLSRSCRPDLPAFSVKLRLGLEEADEWREVLKVLNDFPLDFVVLHPRTGRQMYRGTPDREAYGEFLARCRHSLFYSGDINSAEDFQGISARFPETAGWLLGRGFLSRPVLAREIRSGRKESFAMKEIAHFLRRLADEFLASGAAPPWILGKMKLYFGYLKHGSDDAAQAGEFWTVLRGCREWSLFEDRLREFL; this is encoded by the coding sequence GTGGGTAATCCTTCGCCGTTACGCCTAGGTTCCTCCGCCGGAAGCTCCCCTCTCCTTGTTCTCGCTCCTCTGGAAGGCATAACCACCGCCGCTTTTCGCAGGGCGGCCATGGAGATGTTCGGCGGACTTGACGGGGCCATTGCGCCCTTTATCGGGACCATCCGGGGGGCCAGACGCTATGACTATCACCTGCGGGACGTTCTGCCCGGGGTCAACGGAACCCGGCCGCTGATTCCGCAGATCCTGGGAGCCGATCCAGAGGGGATAGTCCATGTCTCCCGGGCCTGCGCCGATCTGGGATACACCCAGGTAAACTGGAACATCGGCTGCCCGATACCGAACATTACCCGTAAAAAGCGGGGTTCCGGGATTCTGCCCCATCCACACCTGATAGAAGAGGTTCTCTCCCGCTCCTGTCGGCCTGATCTTCCGGCCTTCTCGGTCAAATTGCGTCTCGGCCTCGAGGAGGCTGATGAGTGGCGGGAGGTCCTGAAGGTTCTGAATGATTTTCCCCTGGACTTTGTAGTGCTCCATCCCAGGACGGGACGGCAGATGTACCGGGGGACACCGGACAGAGAGGCCTACGGCGAATTCCTTGCCCGCTGCCGGCATTCCCTGTTCTACAGCGGGGACATTAATTCTGCCGAAGATTTTCAGGGGATCTCTGCCCGTTTTCCGGAAACCGCCGGATGGCTCCTGGGCCGGGGATTCCTGAGCCGGCCGGTACTGGCGCGGGAGATCAGAAGCGGCAGGAAAGAATCCTTTGCCATGAAGGAGATCGCTCATTTTTTACGGCGCCTTGCCGACGAGTTTCTTGCCTCCGGAGCCGCCCCTCCATGGATCCTGGGGAAGATGAAGCTCTACTTCGGGTATCTGAAACACGGAAGCGACGATGCTGCACAGGCAGGGGAGTTCTGGACTGTCCTGCGGGGCTGCAGGGAGTGGAGCCTCTTCGAGGACCGGCTCCGGGAGTTCCTGTAA
- a CDS encoding PG0541 family transporter-associated protein has translation MKRIEIIANRSIEGDLHDALKEAGAAQHYTKIPVVHGVGNSGPRMGDHIWPEENFIMIVYCEDEEAAKIRSAVENLKTFFTQEGIKLFEMEWR, from the coding sequence GTGAAAAGAATCGAAATTATCGCCAACCGCTCCATAGAAGGTGACCTTCACGACGCCCTGAAAGAGGCGGGAGCGGCACAGCATTACACCAAGATACCTGTCGTTCACGGGGTCGGAAACTCCGGCCCCCGGATGGGGGACCATATCTGGCCGGAGGAGAATTTCATTATGATTGTCTACTGCGAGGATGAGGAGGCGGCGAAAATCCGCTCCGCGGTGGAGAATTTAAAGACCTTCTTTACCCAGGAGGGAATCAAGCTCTTCGAAATGGAGTGGCGATAA
- a CDS encoding putative bifunctional diguanylate cyclase/phosphodiesterase, which yields MSSQLGETSEFYRRILEQSRAVIIAVVDARLDLVYINESVFEVTGYSHELFLNRTVHWNDIVVQEDLQKIRYYHRRRSAGDKDVPDQYEVRIVDRNGLHRNLVLQVGNYLDAGNLVITLFDISHWKRYEERLLGNEEKLKAMVELSREITLVVNESMTIEYAGGAVVSLLGYRPEALNTRNFRDFIHSEDIDRVSALFLSGITEMSTFDILDFRLRNTDDEWVHMEANCNNQLNNHRISGVIVTLRDISARKVAEEKAQFYEHYDYLTRLPNRRMFFERLGLELRHIKRRSTTFAVLCFGVDRFKEVNDLFGPKIGDRLLVEIGKILSRSFRKDDSVSRLEGDKFGVLVTDVNRTDHVLEIVKKILEVFKEPIGILGERIRVSVSIGVAVYPDDGFNEEMLVKNSETALFMAKERGKSTYQMYNRRLHSSIQARRTLERQFEQALGGNEFHALFQPKVDRKGRIIGAEALARWNSPELGQIPPDQFIPVAESSGLIIPFGREILDLALREWQRCVCAGEGEEKPVLAVNLSPFQFGHPDLVRDIQRALEKTGFDPALLELEITETGIMRDQDEAEKKLLQLNEMGVSIAIDDFGTGYSSLKKIKDFPVGTIKIDKSFLENLNFSRKSSTIINAIIGLSHDLGFSVVAEGVETLDQLEFLQEAGCNIYQGYLFDKPLAIEELASRFTVRYYPVLLNAGS from the coding sequence GCTTGGGGAAACATCAGAATTCTATCGCCGCATTCTGGAGCAGTCGAGGGCTGTGATCATCGCTGTTGTGGATGCCCGGCTTGATCTTGTATATATCAACGAGTCTGTATTTGAAGTAACCGGATATTCCCACGAACTGTTTTTAAACCGCACGGTTCACTGGAACGATATTGTCGTCCAGGAAGACCTGCAGAAGATCCGCTACTATCATCGACGACGCAGCGCCGGGGACAAGGATGTTCCCGACCAGTACGAAGTCCGGATTGTCGATCGCAACGGTCTGCACCGCAACCTGGTGCTGCAGGTTGGAAACTATCTTGACGCCGGTAATCTGGTCATTACCCTCTTTGATATCTCCCACTGGAAGCGCTACGAGGAGCGGCTCCTCGGTAATGAGGAAAAGCTCAAGGCCATGGTTGAGCTGAGCCGGGAGATAACCCTGGTTGTCAATGAATCGATGACAATTGAGTATGCCGGGGGTGCCGTTGTCTCCCTCCTTGGGTATCGGCCGGAGGCGTTGAACACCAGGAACTTTCGGGATTTTATTCATTCCGAGGATATCGACCGGGTCTCCGCCCTCTTCCTTTCCGGGATTACTGAAATGTCCACCTTCGATATTCTGGATTTTCGCCTGCGGAATACCGATGACGAGTGGGTACACATGGAGGCGAACTGCAATAACCAGCTGAACAATCACCGAATTTCCGGAGTCATTGTTACCCTCAGGGACATCTCCGCCCGGAAGGTGGCGGAGGAGAAGGCCCAGTTTTATGAACACTACGACTATCTTACCCGTCTGCCGAACCGCAGAATGTTCTTTGAACGCCTCGGTCTTGAGCTGCGGCACATAAAGCGCAGGTCCACAACCTTCGCGGTTCTCTGTTTCGGGGTAGACCGCTTCAAGGAGGTCAATGACCTTTTCGGGCCCAAGATAGGCGACAGGCTTCTGGTGGAGATCGGGAAGATCCTTTCCAGATCATTCCGCAAGGACGATTCGGTCTCCCGGCTGGAGGGCGACAAGTTCGGAGTGCTGGTGACGGATGTAAACCGCACCGATCATGTGCTGGAAATCGTCAAGAAGATCCTCGAGGTGTTCAAGGAGCCGATCGGCATTCTCGGAGAGAGGATCCGGGTCAGTGTCAGTATCGGTGTCGCGGTCTATCCGGACGACGGTTTTAACGAGGAGATGCTGGTCAAGAACAGTGAAACGGCCCTCTTCATGGCAAAGGAACGGGGGAAGTCCACCTACCAGATGTATAACCGCCGTCTCCACAGCTCAATCCAGGCCCGCCGGACCCTGGAGCGTCAGTTCGAACAGGCCCTGGGGGGAAACGAATTCCACGCCCTGTTTCAGCCGAAGGTTGACCGCAAGGGGCGCATTATCGGTGCGGAAGCCCTGGCCCGCTGGAACTCTCCGGAACTTGGACAGATTCCGCCGGATCAGTTTATTCCCGTGGCCGAGAGCAGCGGACTTATCATCCCCTTCGGCAGAGAGATACTGGATCTTGCCCTGAGGGAATGGCAGCGCTGTGTCTGTGCCGGAGAAGGGGAAGAGAAACCTGTTCTGGCGGTGAATTTATCACCCTTTCAGTTCGGCCATCCGGACCTGGTGAGGGACATACAGCGGGCGCTGGAGAAGACCGGTTTTGATCCCGCCCTTCTTGAACTGGAAATAACTGAAACCGGGATCATGAGGGACCAGGACGAGGCGGAGAAAAAACTGCTGCAGTTGAATGAAATGGGGGTCAGTATTGCCATCGATGATTTTGGAACAGGCTACTCTTCCCTGAAAAAAATCAAGGATTTTCCTGTGGGGACCATCAAGATTGACAAGTCTTTTCTGGAAAACCTGAATTTCAGTCGAAAATCATCCACCATCATCAATGCAATAATCGGGCTCTCCCATGATCTGGGTTTTTCCGTTGTTGCCGAAGGGGTGGAAACCCTGGACCAGCTCGAGTTTCTCCAGGAGGCGGGCTGCAATATCTATCAGGGGTACCTCTTCGACAAACCCCTCGCCATCGAGGAGCTGGCCTCACGTTTCACGGTCCGGTATTACCCGGTATTGCTCAACGCGGGCAGCTAG